CCTCGGCGAAACCCGCGGTGGCGTAGCCGCGCTCCCGCAGCAGCTCCGCCAGGGTCCGCTCATCGCCGCTCAGCTTATCCGTGTCCAGCACCATGCCCAGATCGGTCGGCAGCTTGCCGGTGAACAGCGAGGCGTGGGAGGCGAGCGTCCAGTTCGCCTGGCTGTAGGCGCGCTCGAACAGGGTCGAGCAGGCGGCAAGCGCGTCAATGTTGGGGCTGGTGGGCAGGTCATAGCCGTAGCAGCCCAGGTGGTCGGGGCGCAGGGCGTCTAGGTCAAGGATGACGATGTTGGGCGGGCGCCGCCCCCCCCGACCGCGCGGCCGGGAGCGGATCTCCGGGTTAGCCAGGGCGAAGCCGGACAGGCGGCCCGCCGTCCGCGCCTCGATGTCGAGCGTGACCGCGCGGCCGCCCCAGCGCCGCAGGTCGGCGCTGACATCAATCCACCGCGCAGCCTCGACGGAGCCGGGCTCCACCCTGCGCTCCGCCACCACCGTGCGGCGACGAGCGCCATCGGGGGTCACGCCGACGGTGATGGTGATCGCTTCACCGGAAGCGGCCCCGGTCAACCCCACGCTGCACGAGAACGCCGCGCGCCGGGGCACCGTCACGCGATGCGCGAAGCGCTCGCCGTCAGGAACGGGCAGGGCCGTGCGCAGCTCGTCGTCGAACCGCACGCGGCGCGTCGAGTGGTGCTCGCACGCGATCGCACCGATGCGCGCCTCGACGCGGTCCCGCTCCGTGTCGGGCATGATCGCCAGCCAGCGGATGTGGCCGCGCCATGCGGGCGCCTGGCCGACATTGAAGACGTAGGTCTGCATCCCCTTGCCGGCGTAGGTGCGCACGTCCAGGTAGCGCTCCCCTGAAGGGGCCAGGCCGTCCGCCACCCCCCAAAACAGGCGCGCGGTGTCGAAGATGGCGCGGCCCTCTGGAATATCCATGGCCACCGTGATCTGGGTGACGGTAGCGGCGTCGAGGCTGATGCCGCACCAGATCGCTCCGCCGGCCCGGTCGCTGCGGAACGTGAGCGGCTTGCCCGGCGCGGCGTGCACCGTGGCGCCATCTATCCCGATCCACCCGCTTGCCCCCTCGCTGCCGTCGAACTTGAAGCGGCGCACCACCACCCGGTCGTCCCTCTCCACCCAACCTACTTCCTGGTTGACGACAGCCAGTCGCTCGATGCGGAATCGCGTGCCCGCGGGGGTCCGCAGTGCGATGCGTATCAGGGATATGCGGCCTTTCCATTGGGCGCTTGTGCCGACGGGTAGTGCGATGATCTGACAGACGCTGTCCCCATCGCTAGCCGCGCCGGAGCGCCACCTACTGCCCACGCCGTGCACCGGCGACACCACGCTGCCCGCTGGGCTGCCATCGGCGCCGAGCCAGTGCGCTCCGATCACGCCGTCGGCGCTAGCGGAGATGGACAGCACGATATGCGTTACCGTCTCCGCCTCGACCGCGCAGGGCCACTCCAGAGCGGCGCCCTCGACGCCGACTGCGCCGACCAGCGCGCTCTCAATCACACGCAGGGACTCGACTCCTGCCGTGGGTTGCCACCCCTGCGGCCCATCCTCGAAGTTGAACTCACGCACCACCGCCTCGGTCACCTGCGGCGCACGCGGCTGGACGATGTCGGCAAGGCGTACTACATTGATCGGCTCATGCGCTGACGGTCTGGCCTGCCACCTAATAAGGATGAGTAGCGTCACCGCGGCTAGTCCCAGTGCTCCAACCACCAACGCAAGGGTTCGCAGCGAATGGGGCAGGTGCGGCTGTGTCGCCGCGGTGAATGCCAGCGCCGCAACCGCAAGGGCTATGACCAGAACGGCAGGAAGAAGTCCCCGGAAAGACATTCCTCTATCCTCAAGCGCATACAAGCAGAGATAGCACGGAGGTGTGATACGCAATCGGCCACATCATACCATGCCCGCTCAAGCGGGAATAGGGTCGGCCTGACCTCGTGCATCTGCCTCACAGCCTTCCCAGCCGATGGCGATGGTGTGCACGCGAAGCGTCGGCGGCGGAGCATTGTCAGCCGCCGGCAAGGGGTAGAGCGAAACGCGTTGCAGGGAAGAAG
This genomic stretch from Armatimonadota bacterium harbors:
- a CDS encoding sulfatase; translated protein: MTLLILIRWQARPSAHEPINVVRLADIVQPRAPQVTEAVVREFNFEDGPQGWQPTAGVESLRVIESALVGAVGVEGAALEWPCAVEAETVTHIVLSISASADGVIGAHWLGADGSPAGSVVSPVHGVGSRWRSGAASDGDSVCQIIALPVGTSAQWKGRISLIRIALRTPAGTRFRIERLAVVNQEVGWVERDDRVVVRRFKFDGSEGASGWIGIDGATVHAAPGKPLTFRSDRAGGAIWCGISLDAATVTQITVAMDIPEGRAIFDTARLFWGVADGLAPSGERYLDVRTYAGKGMQTYVFNVGQAPAWRGHIRWLAIMPDTERDRVEARIGAIACEHHSTRRVRFDDELRTALPVPDGERFAHRVTVPRRAAFSCSVGLTGAASGEAITITVGVTPDGARRRTVVAERRVEPGSVEAARWIDVSADLRRWGGRAVTLDIEARTAGRLSGFALANPEIRSRPRGRGGRRPPNIVILDLDALRPDHLGCYGYDLPTSPNIDALAACSTLFERAYSQANWTLASHASLFTGKLPTDLGMVLDTDKLSGDERTLAELLRERGYATAGFAEGGFMGAEFGMDQGFDVYYDTRLEPDIAQTTEHLSRWLEAHAEQPFFLFFHTYEAHDWVALRRHHLDPFLRTPYNGRLAGDYNLREELKEPDYVPTWPDADDIAYMKALYDGEIRCADEYVGRILGLLAALGRADNTIVVLTSDHGEAFLENPESFGHGGRLTNALIQVPLLIRLPGQVTTSRVREAIGSYSLFATLLEMAGALPPADAAPSLAQFLAGRAALPRNLLVSTVIHQWALTSGRHKFYIFLAGTGAYPSSNRALFDLEADPEEDYNISWKEQRLAAEMSRTLVERIAERARFTLLRPYGGEQEMRVTLRGSFEYAVAAGQGARFEGEQDSDVTFNFPSGGAYRPVILCMAIPGEAIEIEVACGETDFPASRVFVGEGRRHPETMPFTIGAGALSFRDLSASVPPRPPEGEEPYLMVYQFHEVSAEPVELTEERRKQLEALGYM